A genomic region of Nostoc sp. UHCC 0702 contains the following coding sequences:
- a CDS encoding VOC family protein produces MMLQLTHIRLLVSNFKECFLFYRDVLGFAIDWGDENSWYAELHTGDNIKLALFRKELMAEAVPSAYQPSAIECQNKLALIFAVDNVDEFYQYLKENNTIIVTQPEDRPAWGLRTAHFRDPDGNLIEIFSNLGTY; encoded by the coding sequence ATGATGCTTCAATTAACACACATCAGGCTACTAGTTTCCAACTTCAAAGAATGTTTTCTGTTTTACCGTGATGTGCTGGGATTTGCTATTGATTGGGGCGATGAAAATAGTTGGTACGCCGAATTACATACCGGAGATAATATCAAGCTGGCTTTGTTCAGAAAAGAGTTAATGGCTGAAGCAGTCCCCAGCGCCTATCAACCTTCGGCTATTGAATGCCAAAACAAACTAGCCTTGATTTTCGCTGTAGATAATGTAGATGAATTCTACCAGTATCTCAAAGAAAATAACACCATAATTGTGACTCAACCTGAAGACCGCCCAGCATGGGGGCTGCGAACTGCACATTTTCGCGATCCCGATGGCAATTTAATTGAAATATTTAGCAATTTGGGAACTTATTAG
- a CDS encoding transposase, translated as MYRALLVRIYPTEEQERYLAQCFGNTRWLWNYMLNATTTAYKETGKGLSKAAMDKLLPGLKKEYEWLSLAYSQVLQRVTFNLSSAFVNFFEGRAKYPNFKSKHGKQSIQYPQNVKLMPQDSVIKFPGNLGIMKTVFHKELPDAKFTTVTISKNADGRYYASILFNQTDNPVVAIRHAIGVDLGVKNFAITSEGSKYDLPKKQLAKLEKNRKRKQRKLAKKTDKTSKKRLHAQRLVAKVSSKIARVRVDFLHKLSRQIAYENQVICVEDLAVKNMVKNPNLAKAISDQGWGMFLTMLKYKAERFGHAYQEIGRFFPSSQLCSKTLLPIQILQNGYDSLGVRFVDCPHCLRPHDRDINAAINIKNEGLRLWALGTSASALGGDVRPKSSGRKKSMTTQAFPRELGSLH; from the coding sequence ATGTACAGAGCGCTGTTAGTTAGAATTTATCCTACCGAGGAGCAAGAACGGTATTTAGCTCAATGTTTTGGTAATACTCGTTGGTTGTGGAACTATATGCTCAATGCCACAACTACTGCTTATAAAGAAACAGGAAAGGGTCTTTCTAAAGCTGCGATGGACAAATTGCTTCCAGGTTTGAAAAAAGAATATGAATGGTTGAGTCTTGCTTATAGTCAAGTATTGCAACGAGTAACATTCAACCTTTCAAGTGCCTTTGTCAATTTCTTTGAGGGACGCGCTAAATATCCTAATTTCAAGTCCAAGCATGGTAAGCAATCGATTCAGTATCCTCAAAACGTGAAACTAATGCCGCAGGATTCGGTAATTAAGTTTCCTGGTAATTTGGGGATAATGAAAACCGTGTTCCACAAGGAACTACCAGACGCAAAATTCACGACTGTAACAATATCGAAGAATGCAGACGGTAGGTATTATGCTTCTATTCTATTCAACCAAACAGATAATCCAGTAGTTGCAATTAGACATGCAATTGGAGTTGACTTGGGAGTGAAAAACTTTGCTATAACTTCCGAGGGGTCAAAATATGACCTACCTAAAAAACAATTAGCAAAGCTGGAAAAAAATAGAAAACGTAAGCAACGTAAATTAGCTAAGAAGACAGATAAGACTTCAAAGAAGCGGCTCCATGCTCAACGGTTAGTTGCAAAAGTCTCTAGCAAAATAGCTAGGGTAAGAGTTGATTTTCTACACAAGCTATCAAGGCAAATAGCATACGAAAACCAAGTGATTTGTGTAGAAGACTTGGCAGTTAAGAACATGGTTAAAAATCCAAACCTCGCAAAAGCTATTAGTGACCAAGGATGGGGAATGTTTTTGACCATGCTTAAATACAAAGCCGAGAGATTCGGACATGCCTATCAGGAGATTGGGCGGTTCTTCCCATCATCTCAACTTTGTAGTAAGACTCTACTACCAATCCAAATACTCCAAAATGGTTATGATTCATTGGGTGTAAGGTTTGTAGATTGTCCTCACTGCCTGCGTCCCCATGATAGAGATATCAATGCTGCAATAAATATTAAAAATGAAGGATTGCGATTATGGGCGTTAGGAACTAGCGCTTCTGCCCTTGGAGGGGATGTCAGACCAAAGTCGTCAGGACGTAAAAAATCCATGACGACCCAGGCTTTCCCCCGTGAATTGGGAAGCCTACACTGA
- a CDS encoding SDR family oxidoreductase — MNTTKKLAVITGGNRGLGFEASRQLAKKGYKVILTSRDEGKGKAAAEQLQNEGLDVIYHPLDVTSDDSSRQLAEFIDQEFGKLDVLINNAAIYIDTQAGSNSIFDVKLDTLQQTIETNVYGVLLVTQALIPLMKKQNYGRIVNVSSGAGQLTDMQGGYPTYRISKTALNALTRIFASELKGTNILVNSVCPGWVKTDMGGPEAPRTPEQGVDTIVWLATFADGGPTGGFYRDRQLIDW; from the coding sequence ATGAATACAACCAAAAAACTTGCAGTCATCACAGGTGGAAATCGTGGTTTAGGATTTGAAGCATCTCGGCAATTGGCTAAAAAGGGATATAAAGTAATTCTCACTAGTAGAGATGAAGGGAAAGGCAAAGCTGCGGCTGAACAGCTACAAAATGAGGGATTAGATGTGATTTATCATCCCCTTGATGTTACTAGTGATGACAGCAGCCGTCAATTAGCTGAATTCATTGACCAGGAGTTTGGCAAACTCGATGTATTAATCAATAACGCAGCCATATACATCGACACTCAAGCAGGTAGCAATAGTATTTTTGATGTGAAACTTGATACTTTGCAACAAACAATTGAGACAAACGTTTACGGGGTTTTGCTAGTGACTCAGGCGTTGATTCCCTTAATGAAGAAACAGAATTATGGGCGCATAGTCAATGTTTCTTCTGGTGCAGGACAACTAACTGATATGCAGGGAGGTTATCCAACATATCGCATTTCTAAAACAGCTTTGAATGCCCTCACACGAATTTTTGCCAGTGAATTAAAAGGCACAAATATTTTAGTGAATTCTGTGTGTCCAGGTTGGGTAAAAACTGATATGGGCGGCCCAGAAGCACCGCGTACCCCAGAACAAGGAGTTGATACAATTGTCTGGTTGGCGACTTTTGCCGATGGTGGCCCTACTGGGGGATTTTACCGCGATCGCCAATTAATTGATTGGTAA
- a CDS encoding tRNA isopentenyl-2-thiomethyl-A-37 hydroxylase MiaE encodes MLTSVSPTINALKQPTSDAWIEQAIANLDIILLDHSHCERKAAGVALNFMFRYPSNTKMVRELTAIAREELEHFELVNQWLERRNIPLAPLSPPPYGAGLKAQVRPHEPERFLDSLLVTGLIEARSHERLGLLSTYCPEPELAKFYRGLMASEARHYGTYWVLADTYFDREIVMQRLDELATVESELLFNLHPEPRIHS; translated from the coding sequence GTGCTTACTTCCGTGTCACCGACAATCAACGCCCTCAAGCAACCCACTAGTGATGCTTGGATAGAACAAGCGATCGCTAACTTAGACATCATATTGCTTGACCATTCCCACTGCGAACGCAAAGCAGCAGGCGTGGCATTAAATTTTATGTTTCGCTATCCTTCCAATACTAAAATGGTACGGGAATTGACAGCGATCGCCCGCGAAGAACTAGAACACTTTGAACTAGTTAACCAGTGGTTAGAACGCCGAAACATACCCCTTGCGCCCCTGTCGCCGCCTCCTTACGGTGCAGGGTTGAAAGCTCAAGTTCGACCCCACGAACCAGAACGCTTTTTAGATTCTTTACTCGTGACAGGTTTAATAGAAGCCCGCAGTCACGAACGCTTAGGACTATTATCTACTTACTGTCCAGAACCAGAATTAGCCAAATTTTATCGCGGCTTGATGGCATCTGAGGCACGGCACTATGGTACATACTGGGTTTTAGCTGATACTTATTTTGACCGAGAAATTGTCATGCAAAGGCTCGATGAATTGGCTACAGTCGAAAGTGAGTTACTTTTCAATTTACATCCAGAGCCTAGAATTCATAGTTAA
- a CDS encoding nuclear transport factor 2 family protein yields the protein MTNIIALLLKRQQNFTAGIGLMVSLLTLSVTSIQSAQANTPNNAPAELKNLLTQIDASASVGDVNKVMQFYSPNFVHGDGLNRQTLQQSLIALWKQYPKLRYSTQLQSWKSEGNTIIAETVTNITGLPSANANNYVLNATITSRQRITDAKIVRQDILSERTLITSGSQPPQVDFQLPQQVKVGQQYTFDAIVKEPLGDDFLLGTALEEPVQASKYLNPTPVDLQLLTSGGIFKTGRAPSTPGNQWISAVILRSNGITMVTQRLQVVK from the coding sequence ATGACTAACATTATTGCTTTATTACTCAAACGCCAACAAAATTTTACCGCTGGCATCGGACTGATGGTATCGCTACTGACACTTAGCGTCACCAGTATACAATCTGCTCAAGCTAATACACCCAATAATGCACCAGCTGAACTGAAGAACTTGTTGACACAAATTGATGCATCAGCAAGCGTTGGCGATGTCAACAAGGTGATGCAATTCTATAGCCCCAATTTTGTGCATGGAGATGGATTAAACCGTCAGACATTGCAACAATCTTTAATTGCACTGTGGAAACAATATCCCAAATTGCGATACAGCACACAGCTGCAATCTTGGAAATCTGAGGGTAATACTATTATCGCCGAAACAGTAACTAATATAACTGGTTTACCTTCTGCTAACGCGAATAATTATGTGCTTAATGCCACGATTACATCTCGTCAGCGTATTACAGATGCAAAAATTGTCCGCCAAGACATTTTATCTGAACGTACCTTGATTACATCTGGTAGTCAGCCACCCCAAGTTGATTTTCAATTACCACAGCAGGTAAAAGTCGGTCAGCAATATACTTTTGATGCCATTGTGAAAGAACCATTAGGTGATGATTTTCTCTTAGGAACGGCATTAGAAGAACCCGTCCAAGCAAGCAAATATCTTAACCCCACACCTGTGGATTTACAATTATTGACATCTGGCGGAATTTTTAAAACAGGACGCGCACCATCTACCCCTGGTAACCAATGGATTTCTGCCGTGATCCTCCGAAGTAATGGCATCACAATGGTGACTCAGCGTTTGCAAGTAGTGAAATAG
- the murG gene encoding undecaprenyldiphospho-muramoylpentapeptide beta-N-acetylglucosaminyltransferase gives MANTPIKLLIAASGTGGHLFPAIALAQELPDYDIQWLGVPNRLETQLVPKQYPLHTIAVEGFQQGLGFSSVVILGKLIGSILKVRRILKQGNFQGVFTTGGYIAGPAVIAARSLGLPVVFHESNALPGKVTRFFGPWCTAVALGFDVAAKYLPRAQNVCVGTPVRSQFLDAASNVTLDLPIPDDVPLIVVFGGSQGAVAVNKLVREAAPAWFDAGAYVVHLSGDRDPDANSLKHPQYIELPFYNDMAPLLRRACLAISRSGAGSLTELAVCGTPAILIPYPFAAEDHQSYNAEVFTKAGAALTFKQSELTAETLQNQVLNLLQSTEELAKMSKNAQAIAVPDSAEKLAALVREVVES, from the coding sequence ATGGCAAACACACCGATAAAATTATTAATAGCTGCTAGTGGGACTGGTGGACACTTGTTTCCCGCGATCGCACTGGCGCAAGAACTCCCTGATTATGATATTCAATGGCTGGGTGTGCCCAATCGGCTAGAAACTCAACTAGTCCCCAAACAGTATCCTTTGCATACTATTGCAGTTGAAGGGTTTCAGCAAGGGTTGGGATTTTCCTCTGTTGTCATTTTGGGTAAACTCATTGGTTCGATTCTCAAAGTCAGACGCATCCTCAAACAGGGTAATTTTCAAGGAGTATTCACCACAGGGGGTTATATCGCCGGGCCAGCAGTGATAGCGGCGCGTTCCCTTGGTTTACCTGTAGTTTTTCACGAGTCTAACGCTTTACCAGGAAAGGTGACACGTTTTTTTGGGCCTTGGTGTACGGCGGTGGCGCTAGGATTTGATGTGGCGGCGAAATATTTACCCCGCGCCCAAAATGTTTGTGTGGGTACTCCGGTGCGTTCGCAATTTCTAGATGCAGCCAGCAATGTGACGCTCGATTTACCAATACCTGATGATGTTCCTTTAATTGTCGTCTTTGGTGGTAGTCAGGGTGCAGTTGCTGTCAACAAATTGGTGCGTGAAGCAGCGCCGGCTTGGTTTGATGCGGGTGCGTATGTAGTACATTTAAGTGGCGATCGCGATCCCGATGCAAATAGTCTCAAGCATCCGCAATACATAGAATTACCCTTTTACAACGATATGGCACCATTATTGCGACGCGCTTGTTTAGCAATTAGTCGTTCTGGTGCTGGTAGTTTGACAGAATTAGCGGTGTGTGGAACACCAGCAATTTTGATTCCTTACCCCTTTGCTGCTGAAGATCATCAATCTTACAATGCAGAGGTATTTACGAAAGCGGGTGCGGCGTTAACCTTTAAACAATCAGAGTTAACGGCTGAAACTTTGCAAAATCAGGTTTTGAATTTGTTGCAATCAACAGAAGAATTAGCCAAAATGAGCAAAAATGCTCAGGCGATCGCTGTTCCTGATAGTGCTGAAAAGTTGGCTGCTTTAGTGCGTGAAGTGGTGGAGAGTTAA
- a CDS encoding VOC family protein produces MNFTRFEHINLGCKDIDVAKKFYQTLFPDWYVRAEGVFNGDRWIHFGNDQFYLALNDGYEQERVHQPYESIGINHIGFVIKDGEAITKLLEAEGIEYYTMSAPETKHRIYVNDPDGNEIELVQYNPEYALK; encoded by the coding sequence ATGAACTTTACTCGTTTTGAACACATCAATCTTGGTTGTAAAGATATTGACGTAGCTAAGAAGTTTTACCAAACTTTGTTTCCTGATTGGTATGTGCGTGCTGAGGGTGTATTCAATGGCGATCGCTGGATACATTTTGGCAATGACCAATTTTATCTTGCTTTGAATGACGGTTACGAGCAAGAGCGGGTGCATCAGCCCTACGAAAGCATCGGTATTAATCACATTGGTTTTGTAATTAAAGACGGCGAAGCAATAACAAAATTACTTGAGGCTGAAGGCATTGAATATTACACAATGTCAGCACCGGAAACCAAGCATAGAATTTATGTTAACGACCCAGATGGTAACGAAATTGAGTTAGTACAATATAACCCTGAGTATGCACTCAAGTAA
- a CDS encoding SDR family oxidoreductase translates to MISLQNQIILITGASSGIGSACAKVFAGAGAKLILAARRLERLQQLADALSKEFGTDIHLIQLDVRDRNAVESAISHLPAAWSHIDILINNAGLSRGLDKLYEGDFQDWEEMIDTNIKGLLYLTRYVVPGMVSRGRGHVVNLGSIAGHQAYPGGNVYCGTKAAVKLISEGLKQDLLGTPIRVTSVDPGMVETEFSEVRFHGDNERADQVYQGVTPLTPDDVADVVFFCVTRSPHVNINEVILMPVDQASATLVNRRT, encoded by the coding sequence ATGATTTCCTTACAAAATCAAATTATTTTGATTACTGGTGCAAGTAGTGGTATTGGTAGTGCTTGTGCTAAAGTTTTCGCTGGTGCGGGTGCAAAGCTGATTTTAGCGGCGCGACGCTTAGAACGTTTGCAGCAGCTAGCAGATGCACTCAGTAAAGAGTTCGGTACAGATATTCATTTAATACAGCTAGATGTGCGCGATCGCAATGCTGTTGAATCTGCCATCTCTCACCTACCCGCCGCCTGGTCTCATATCGACATCCTAATTAACAACGCTGGTCTGAGTCGCGGTTTAGACAAGTTGTACGAAGGCGACTTTCAAGACTGGGAAGAAATGATTGATACCAACATTAAAGGGTTACTTTACCTCACCCGCTATGTTGTTCCCGGTATGGTTAGCCGTGGTCGCGGTCATGTGGTCAATCTCGGTTCCATTGCCGGACACCAAGCTTACCCTGGTGGTAATGTTTACTGTGGTACGAAAGCGGCGGTGAAATTAATTTCTGAAGGATTAAAACAAGATTTGTTGGGAACTCCCATCAGAGTAACTTCCGTTGACCCTGGTATGGTGGAAACTGAATTTAGTGAAGTACGCTTTCACGGCGATAACGAACGCGCAGATCAGGTTTACCAAGGAGTTACACCCCTAACTCCAGATGATGTAGCTGATGTAGTCTTTTTCTGCGTCACGCGATCGCCTCATGTCAATATTAATGAAGTAATACTCATGCCCGTTGACCAAGCTAGTGCAACATTAGTCAATCGGCGAACATAA
- a CDS encoding DUF1295 domain-containing protein yields MQNSAITQKTGVTALTAINTAKVLTIICLVVLAVVFGIKDLRQVIYLCLHIGYCVWWLIEQWFYPQRRQIFNEPIGVSQFIFTLLLVGVFYALPGYLAFTNPVPLSITATAIALPLYIFGTLINATADVQKLTAKQYGAGLVSDGIWRFSRNINYFGDLLRYLSFSVVAGSPWAYLVPGIVLLASLQRMSQKDQSMPSKYPDYTEYQQSSSRLIPFVW; encoded by the coding sequence ATGCAGAATTCTGCTATTACGCAAAAAACTGGGGTAACAGCACTCACAGCTATCAACACAGCCAAAGTCCTCACAATTATCTGCTTGGTCGTTCTTGCGGTCGTATTCGGTATTAAAGACTTACGACAAGTGATCTATTTGTGTCTGCACATTGGCTATTGCGTGTGGTGGTTAATAGAACAGTGGTTTTATCCCCAGCGGCGACAGATATTTAATGAACCCATAGGGGTTAGCCAATTCATATTTACACTTTTGCTCGTCGGCGTTTTTTATGCCTTACCAGGATATCTGGCATTTACCAACCCTGTTCCTTTATCTATAACAGCAACAGCCATAGCACTGCCACTGTACATTTTTGGTACGCTGATCAATGCCACTGCTGATGTCCAAAAGCTTACTGCCAAACAATACGGTGCAGGGTTAGTTAGTGATGGCATCTGGCGTTTTTCTCGTAATATCAATTACTTTGGTGATTTGTTACGGTATTTGAGTTTTAGTGTAGTGGCTGGTTCACCTTGGGCTTATTTAGTACCAGGGATAGTCTTATTGGCTTCCCTCCAACGCATGTCCCAGAAAGACCAGTCAATGCCCAGCAAGTATCCAGACTATACAGAGTACCAACAATCTAGCAGCCGCTTGATTCCCTTTGTTTGGTAA
- a CDS encoding ATP-binding protein, whose translation MEQYPDISYTHVMTELSVNRKDPCEVIRELISNSYDAQASIIQIYPLLQYQGFIFFDDGTGLSETQVINEITPYRAFFSIGKSTKIPGDFIGYKCQGSKLCFASKKFTLITRCIDDQHWRSISIDNPKDNLNPKYNIQSNSDNTPWLSLKNLFNRPNKQTVAILDYLSEDFFLKTFSHGAMIIVQGLEVEKFSDFYNSEEDRIIKWSYLKHYIRFNTRYGDMRILRPSETDFPASKAVSFKHSPRYNDQCELYLWTKEKKVDALNKINPGYPYLEKPNDLVISSPAEVSSLSAGRFSARGAATFTFEGITYCLTLAIDGNRRAHEKYEELDRKGKKKSGIRLTDQRGIFICSEGVKVCRYNEIFDHGKLVDYAVLGTSNAQSHYIFMINGSFDVVTNRNSLTEAAIKILNNDSFIDKIKQFFDLAKRDVKVFSELIDRLNKESQDVKLEIYTKKLNILKQGIQDRPRFIVNDIEQLKGKWIVEPGIGEEYSVGTLYTMFAHLVSTSSQYANFWLLPRTFSSMGIDSVAVSIGEKSLAGHVHKALEYKYIFSWNDEFNHPLILTEHIVCWNMPNGENGDKISDSYNYFGEISLSQELDGLGYEIINIQSREGDYHGGKVKVISLKNLLNKTFTCQWEEPPAKVTTHTTRKKKR comes from the coding sequence ATGGAGCAATATCCAGACATTTCTTATACACATGTCATGACTGAGCTTTCAGTTAATCGTAAAGATCCTTGTGAAGTAATTCGTGAATTGATATCTAACTCCTATGATGCTCAAGCATCAATAATTCAGATTTATCCCCTCTTGCAGTATCAAGGTTTTATATTTTTTGATGATGGTACTGGTCTCAGCGAAACACAAGTTATAAATGAGATTACTCCCTATAGAGCCTTTTTCTCTATAGGCAAATCTACTAAAATTCCAGGTGATTTTATAGGTTACAAATGCCAAGGTTCAAAGCTGTGCTTTGCTTCCAAAAAATTTACTTTGATTACACGCTGTATTGATGATCAACACTGGCGGTCAATATCTATTGATAATCCTAAAGATAACTTAAATCCTAAATATAATATCCAAAGCAATTCAGATAATACTCCTTGGTTATCTCTTAAGAATTTATTCAATAGACCTAATAAACAAACAGTAGCTATCCTTGACTATTTGAGTGAAGATTTTTTCTTAAAAACTTTTTCTCATGGAGCAATGATTATTGTTCAAGGATTAGAAGTAGAAAAATTTTCAGATTTTTATAATTCTGAAGAGGATCGTATCATAAAATGGTCATACCTCAAACATTACATACGTTTTAATACAAGATATGGAGATATGAGAATTCTCCGCCCTAGTGAAACTGATTTTCCAGCAAGCAAAGCAGTAAGTTTTAAACATTCTCCTAGATATAATGACCAGTGTGAATTGTATCTATGGACAAAAGAGAAAAAAGTTGATGCTTTGAACAAAATTAATCCAGGGTATCCATACTTGGAAAAACCTAATGATTTAGTGATTAGCAGTCCTGCTGAAGTGTCAAGTTTAAGTGCTGGTAGGTTTTCAGCAAGAGGAGCTGCAACTTTTACGTTTGAAGGTATTACTTATTGTTTGACGTTAGCAATTGATGGTAATCGACGGGCCCATGAAAAGTATGAAGAACTGGATAGAAAAGGCAAGAAGAAGTCTGGAATACGGTTGACGGATCAAAGAGGTATATTTATCTGCTCAGAAGGTGTTAAAGTTTGTCGATACAACGAAATATTTGACCACGGTAAACTAGTAGATTATGCAGTGCTTGGCACGTCTAATGCTCAGTCTCACTATATTTTTATGATTAATGGTAGTTTCGATGTTGTCACAAACCGAAATTCATTGACTGAAGCTGCAATAAAAATTCTCAATAATGATTCTTTCATTGATAAGATAAAACAGTTTTTTGATTTAGCGAAAAGAGATGTTAAAGTTTTTAGTGAACTTATTGATAGACTTAATAAGGAAAGTCAAGATGTTAAGCTAGAGATTTATACTAAAAAACTGAATATACTGAAACAGGGAATTCAAGACAGACCTAGGTTTATAGTGAATGATATAGAACAACTTAAGGGTAAATGGATTGTAGAACCTGGAATTGGAGAAGAGTACTCAGTTGGAACTTTGTATACAATGTTTGCTCACCTTGTTTCTACTAGTTCGCAGTACGCTAATTTTTGGCTTCTACCAAGAACTTTTTCTAGCATGGGAATTGATAGTGTTGCTGTCAGTATTGGGGAAAAAAGTCTAGCAGGTCATGTTCATAAAGCTCTTGAATATAAATATATTTTTTCATGGAACGATGAGTTTAATCATCCGCTGATATTAACTGAACACATTGTATGCTGGAATATGCCCAATGGAGAAAATGGTGATAAAATTAGTGACTCATACAATTACTTCGGGGAAATTTCGTTGAGTCAAGAACTTGATGGACTAGGCTATGAAATTATAAATATCCAGAGTCGTGAAGGGGATTATCATGGTGGTAAAGTAAAAGTAATTAGCCTGAAAAATCTGCTCAACAAGACTTTTACATGCCAATGGGAAGAGCCACCCGCTAAAGTAACTACTCATACGACGAGGAAGAAAAAGCGCTAA
- a CDS encoding PPC domain-containing protein: MNKAFAAGLRKLIIVPATLLAIGISTRAAFAQNKLYSPIALTTASTELSDTLSDKDIPTGQGGFARDYTVKLNKGDNLAVDLSSENFDSIITLLAPDGSTLAENDDGPDGTSNSLLFTRINETGTYIIRVRSFGETGIGTFKLKVTKLQPIK; the protein is encoded by the coding sequence ATGAATAAAGCTTTTGCTGCGGGTTTAAGAAAATTAATTATCGTTCCTGCCACATTGTTGGCAATTGGTATAAGTACAAGAGCAGCATTTGCTCAAAATAAGTTATATAGTCCAATTGCTCTAACTACTGCCAGTACAGAACTTTCTGATACTCTTTCAGACAAAGACATTCCCACAGGTCAGGGTGGATTCGCCCGTGATTATACGGTGAAGTTGAATAAGGGGGATAATCTAGCAGTTGATTTATCCTCGGAAAACTTTGACAGCATCATCACATTGTTAGCGCCCGATGGTTCGACACTAGCAGAAAATGATGATGGCCCCGACGGTACCAGCAATTCCCTACTGTTTACTCGCATCAACGAAACTGGAACGTATATCATTCGTGTCAGGTCTTTTGGAGAAACTGGAATTGGCACTTTTAAACTCAAAGTGACAAAGCTGCAACCGATTAAGTGA
- a CDS encoding ComF family protein has protein sequence MLKGLLNLFLQSNCPLCQRSTPDDLCQYCARQLQTCHHKDPSCLWLKQIPVFGWGIYGGSLKRAIAVMKYENQPQIARPLGQYLAEAWLSNLPYHERQLVVVPIPLHASKQKQRGYNQAALIAQSFCQATGLKLKQNGLQRVRETKAQFGLSASERENNLVEAFAVGSELRHRHLNTPVLLVDDIYTTGATASSAVQTLRQCGFTVLGLAAVATTVKDIHTKNS, from the coding sequence ATGCTCAAAGGCTTACTCAACCTTTTTCTGCAATCCAATTGTCCCTTGTGTCAAAGAAGCACACCTGATGATTTATGTCAATATTGTGCTAGACAATTGCAAACCTGTCACCACAAAGACCCTAGCTGTTTATGGCTTAAGCAAATACCAGTATTCGGTTGGGGAATATATGGTGGTTCTCTCAAACGAGCGATCGCAGTGATGAAATATGAAAATCAACCTCAAATTGCTCGTCCTTTGGGACAATATCTGGCAGAAGCATGGTTATCAAATTTGCCCTATCACGAGCGACAGTTAGTAGTAGTACCTATTCCACTCCACGCCAGCAAGCAAAAGCAACGTGGCTACAACCAAGCCGCACTCATAGCACAAAGTTTCTGCCAAGCAACTGGGTTAAAATTAAAACAAAACGGTTTACAAAGGGTACGAGAAACGAAAGCGCAGTTTGGTTTATCAGCGTCTGAGCGAGAAAACAACTTAGTTGAAGCTTTTGCTGTTGGGTCAGAACTTCGCCATCGTCATCTAAATACCCCAGTGTTGTTAGTGGACGATATTTACACTACTGGTGCTACTGCTAGTTCTGCTGTACAAACACTTCGTCAGTGTGGCTTCACAGTCTTAGGATTAGCAGCGGTTGCTACTACCGTCAAAGATATACACACTAAGAATTCATAG
- a CDS encoding GNAT family N-acetyltransferase has protein sequence MRDYYRDFLIRNWEAGDRTRAAAVISYVLSEYGLGWEPKGADKDVLQVEEHYLATGGEFWVIEHQSQLIGTGAYYPVQRGKKAVEIRKMYLLPSVRGLGLGKYLLQQLEAAIAARGFQQIWIETASVLVEAVKLYESNGYKPATGIETPRCDRVYVKSLRYGQ, from the coding sequence ATGAGAGATTATTACAGAGATTTTTTGATTCGTAACTGGGAGGCGGGCGATCGCACCAGAGCCGCCGCAGTCATTAGTTATGTATTATCAGAATACGGTCTGGGTTGGGAACCCAAGGGCGCAGACAAAGATGTGTTGCAAGTAGAAGAACATTACTTAGCAACCGGGGGTGAATTTTGGGTAATTGAACACCAAAGCCAGTTAATAGGTACTGGGGCATACTACCCCGTACAACGTGGAAAAAAAGCCGTAGAAATACGCAAAATGTATCTTTTACCAAGCGTTAGAGGTTTAGGACTAGGGAAATATTTGTTACAACAGCTAGAAGCAGCGATCGCCGCCCGTGGTTTTCAGCAAATTTGGATTGAAACCGCCAGCGTTTTGGTGGAAGCAGTCAAGTTATATGAAAGCAACGGCTACAAACCAGCAACAGGTATAGAAACACCACGCTGCGATCGCGTCTATGTGAAGTCGCTACGCTATGGTCAGTAG